A section of the Candidatus Omnitrophota bacterium genome encodes:
- a CDS encoding tetratricopeptide repeat protein, with product MKLRKFFIFIALICVFSAATFAYGENESNELLMVAQKAFDDGFYDVAIRYAEQFLEKYPQDTKRTQVRLLLGQCHFFKSQYLKAFEVFQGLLQTVEMKDTTLYWLGETYLKGSDYDQAIAQYQQIISSYPESLYFAQAHYSLAWALFEKKDYAKAKEAFGVFLQKFPTNELSEDALFKLGECSYNERAYEEVIKQFQDYVIKFQNSKRHDQAYFYVGESYFYLDKLIDAIGYYSKAVDIASSDKIRLMSKISIAWSYLKLSEFEKSAQFFDEAQKLSAEKNLPSDEIYLGQANLYLEMKDYPKALAAYDELLKRSPQTTRLAEIYLGKANVYYLTEDYEKALNSYNLILTQFAQNPDASELLEKARFGLGWTYLKMDETDLAIKNFNDIIDQSGSKITKVSALTQIGDIYQDIGKIDDAIITYDKVLTEFPNSLYTDYVQYRQGIALLKQNKTEAATIAFQSLQTNFPQSKYLSDVKYYLGVAYFKKGDWANAKDHFITFIDELPKTNEFQGDAHYLLALSYFNLSDYAEASKTFQKVIKGFPQETALTRDSELNLARCLFAQGDTKEALIKFKIVAYKYPQTDSALEALLWLGDYYLKASDLDNAVTYYTQILESFPGSEKNALAHFSLGQAYQAQGLFDKALNEYKFLKDSSDRELYAKAQLAIADIFAKETNPEAAVNSYNKVAANCPEFKRSAFVKIAEIYQNNRDYDNALKSYQSALGADIGLSNITSVELQFSIADLLETLNRSNEAVEAYFKVPYLYPNETHWISKAHLRIARIFEDDEDWENAKLIYKKIVDAGTDEVKFAQERIDWIDSIMATKQ from the coding sequence ATGAAATTAAGAAAATTTTTTATTTTTATCGCGCTTATCTGCGTTTTTAGCGCTGCGACCTTTGCTTACGGCGAAAATGAATCCAACGAACTTCTGATGGTCGCTCAAAAGGCATTTGACGACGGATTTTATGATGTCGCTATCCGCTACGCCGAACAATTCCTAGAAAAATATCCGCAAGACACCAAGCGCACCCAAGTTAGGCTTCTTTTAGGCCAATGTCATTTTTTTAAAAGCCAATATTTAAAAGCCTTTGAAGTTTTCCAAGGCCTCCTACAGACAGTGGAGATGAAAGATACGACACTTTACTGGCTGGGCGAAACCTACCTCAAAGGCTCCGATTACGATCAGGCCATCGCGCAATATCAGCAGATCATCAGCTCCTATCCGGAATCTTTGTATTTCGCGCAAGCGCATTATTCGCTGGCTTGGGCTTTGTTTGAAAAAAAAGATTACGCGAAAGCTAAGGAAGCATTTGGTGTATTCCTGCAGAAATTTCCAACGAACGAATTATCGGAAGATGCTTTATTTAAACTAGGCGAATGTTCCTATAATGAGCGCGCTTATGAAGAGGTCATCAAACAGTTCCAGGATTATGTCATCAAATTCCAGAATTCTAAACGCCACGACCAGGCTTATTTTTACGTCGGAGAATCTTATTTTTACTTAGATAAGCTCATTGATGCCATCGGTTATTATTCCAAGGCTGTTGACATTGCCTCCAGCGATAAGATCCGCTTAATGTCAAAGATCAGTATCGCCTGGAGCTATTTGAAGCTGAGCGAATTCGAAAAGTCGGCGCAATTTTTTGATGAAGCGCAAAAACTATCGGCCGAAAAAAATCTTCCTTCCGATGAAATTTATTTAGGGCAGGCTAATCTTTATTTGGAAATGAAAGATTATCCCAAAGCCCTTGCGGCCTATGATGAACTTTTAAAACGTTCGCCACAAACAACACGGCTGGCCGAGATCTATTTAGGAAAAGCCAATGTTTATTACCTGACCGAAGACTACGAGAAAGCTTTGAATTCTTATAATCTGATTCTTACGCAGTTCGCGCAAAATCCGGACGCTTCCGAACTTTTAGAGAAAGCACGGTTTGGGTTGGGTTGGACTTATCTTAAAATGGATGAAACCGATCTGGCCATCAAGAACTTTAATGACATCATCGATCAATCCGGCAGCAAAATTACCAAGGTCAGCGCCTTAACACAAATAGGCGATATTTATCAGGATATCGGTAAGATCGACGATGCCATCATAACCTACGACAAGGTATTAACTGAATTCCCCAACAGCCTTTACACCGATTATGTTCAGTACCGCCAAGGCATCGCGCTTTTAAAACAGAATAAAACCGAAGCGGCGACCATTGCCTTTCAAAGCCTGCAGACAAATTTTCCGCAAAGCAAATACTTAAGCGACGTCAAATACTATCTGGGCGTCGCCTATTTTAAAAAAGGGGATTGGGCCAACGCCAAAGACCATTTCATCACCTTTATTGACGAACTTCCTAAAACGAACGAATTCCAAGGCGACGCCCATTATCTTTTAGCTTTATCGTATTTCAACCTAAGCGATTACGCCGAGGCGTCCAAGACATTCCAAAAAGTCATCAAGGGTTTTCCTCAGGAAACGGCATTAACGCGCGACAGCGAACTTAATTTGGCCCGGTGTTTATTTGCCCAAGGCGACACCAAAGAGGCGCTGATAAAATTTAAGATCGTCGCCTACAAATATCCGCAAACCGATTCAGCCCTAGAAGCCTTGCTGTGGCTCGGCGATTATTATTTAAAAGCTTCCGATCTCGATAATGCCGTTACTTACTACACGCAAATCCTAGAATCATTCCCGGGAAGCGAGAAAAACGCGCTCGCGCATTTTAGCCTAGGCCAAGCCTATCAAGCGCAGGGGCTTTTCGATAAAGCGCTCAACGAATATAAATTTTTAAAGGATTCTTCCGACCGCGAACTTTACGCGAAGGCGCAGCTTGCCATCGCCGATATTTTCGCCAAAGAAACAAATCCCGAAGCCGCGGTCAATTCCTATAATAAAGTCGCGGCCAATTGTCCGGAATTTAAGCGCAGTGCTTTTGTTAAGATCGCCGAGATCTATCAAAATAACCGCGACTACGACAATGCTTTGAAATCTTACCAAAGCGCTTTGGGTGCCGACATCGGATTAAGCAATATCACAAGCGTGGAGCTGCAATTTTCCATTGCCGACCTTTTAGAGACATTGAATAGATCCAATGAAGCCGTCGAGGCGTATTTTAAAGTTCCGTACCTTTACCCGAACGAAACACATTGGATCAGCAAAGCGCATTTACGCATCGCGCGCATTTTCGAAGATGATGAAGATTGGGAAAACGCGAAATTAATTTATAAAAAAATCGTGGACGCGGGAACCGATGAGGTCAAATTCGCCCAAGAGCGCATTGACTGGATCGACAGCATCATGGCAACAAAGCAGTAA
- a CDS encoding MotA/TolQ/ExbB proton channel family protein produces the protein MIIWQMNAWQLIVAGGPMMAPIFLCSVFALAIIIEKLTYFSNINSNITTLRDTVFELLKKNDIKEAVTQCDNSPSPAAKIFKVGILKFGASREELREVMQDASLSEIPKLEQKLGILATIAHIAPLLGFLGTVIGIAGSFFTFQSRASALNSISASDLAAGIWQALIATAAGLIVAIPVYIAYNYLVSRVNGIINEMEHGATELVNLLSDLLEAQSAKKGGHKVEI, from the coding sequence ATGATAATCTGGCAAATGAACGCTTGGCAATTGATCGTCGCCGGAGGCCCTATGATGGCGCCGATCTTTTTGTGTTCGGTTTTTGCCTTGGCCATCATCATTGAAAAATTGACCTATTTCTCCAACATTAATTCTAATATCACGACTTTACGCGATACGGTCTTTGAGTTGCTCAAGAAAAATGATATTAAAGAAGCGGTTACGCAATGCGACAACAGCCCTTCGCCGGCCGCGAAGATCTTTAAAGTCGGAATTCTGAAATTTGGCGCATCCCGCGAAGAACTTAGGGAAGTCATGCAAGATGCAAGTTTGTCCGAAATTCCAAAGCTTGAACAAAAGCTAGGGATCTTGGCTACCATCGCGCATATCGCGCCGCTTCTCGGGTTTTTAGGGACCGTGATCGGAATTGCAGGAAGTTTTTTTACCTTTCAATCACGCGCTTCAGCTCTAAATTCCATTAGCGCGAGCGATCTAGCCGCAGGCATTTGGCAAGCTCTTATCGCCACCGCCGCTGGACTTATCGTCGCTATTCCGGTCTATATTGCTTACAATTATTTGGTCAGCCGGGTTAATGGCATCATCAACGAAATGGAACACGGCGCCACAGAGCTCGTCAATCTTCTCTCGGACCTTTTGGAAGCGCAATCGGCCAAAAAGGGAGGGCATAAAGTTGAGATTTAA
- a CDS encoding biopolymer transporter ExbD: MRFKRQAKLEHGLTLIDVAPMVSIIVQLLVFFLLLSPFVFQNSIQVALPKTVTSDVIKEENLIILLNSENVLYLNSAVTTMKELEAALSAAGNKTRPVIIKADRRASLGRIIDIWDLCRKLGIEKINIATDRTQ, from the coding sequence TTGAGATTTAAGCGGCAGGCTAAATTAGAGCACGGCTTAACGCTCATTGATGTTGCTCCGATGGTCAGCATCATTGTTCAACTTCTCGTTTTTTTTCTGCTTTTGTCGCCATTCGTTTTTCAGAATAGCATCCAAGTCGCACTTCCCAAAACAGTAACCAGCGATGTTATTAAAGAAGAAAACCTGATCATCCTTTTGAACAGTGAAAACGTCCTCTATCTTAATAGCGCCGTCACGACCATGAAAGAGCTTGAAGCGGCATTATCCGCGGCAGGCAATAAAACTCGCCCGGTTATTATCAAAGCTGACCGCCGAGCTTCGTTGGGGCGCATTATCGATATTTGGGATCTATGCCGAAAACTCGGCATTGAAAAGATCAATATCGCGACCGATCGGACACAATAA
- a CDS encoding helix-turn-helix domain-containing protein yields the protein MTSLLDVEELAKYLKLQKQTIYNWLSQRKISGIKIGGVWRFDKREVDKWLKAQSRKVRHGE from the coding sequence GTGACCAGCCTACTTGACGTCGAGGAACTCGCAAAATACCTAAAGCTCCAGAAGCAAACCATTTACAACTGGTTGAGCCAAAGGAAAATTTCCGGAATAAAGATCGGCGGGGTTTGGCGTTTTGACAAGCGCGAAGTTGACAAGTGGTTAAAAGCCCAATCACGAAAGGTCCGGCATGGCGAATAA
- the pilM gene encoding pilus assembly protein PilM, producing MANKKQVCIFFGPNSLCFVETQKKAITNFFDVPHNLLDNTQNTALPNDIKLTAIIQKSLRDRKIDTSEVYISLANQDIILRSFFIPWMAASEVKGVIDFEARRYIPFKLEDIAYTYHSAPIIEKKSKRLRILFVGIKKDVLDRYCSVLEQAGLKTLLIEPASLSLLRLLSLKKQVNPNQKTAIVQMNKAEGTIIIVDHGIPQFVRDFRLSSGSHELTQLDPTLLGERITSEIRISIEYDRRQNAGNVEKILLVSSFESKDFVQRLSEELSIANISTINARQLLGVEEEVSSGVLNALGGSLKDAIPFNLNINLIKSRAKPVEPEKIFEAPKLNYNLTIKIAAACACLVMALFGFQHLKIADYQKKLSDQMTRQGVYESLSIVDIETKQKDLDKKIKGYANIRLKSNVSFFLQRIPHLLPEGAWLSRLTIDFTNASDPRTFSGRAQKPGDEPLMNSRTSLDMDGFVFAQDPNQQINLVNKLIASLKNDKQFSQPFEAISLVNAQKQDLKEHTVTSFKIICR from the coding sequence ATGGCGAATAAGAAACAAGTCTGCATATTCTTCGGCCCCAATTCCTTATGTTTTGTGGAAACGCAAAAGAAGGCTATTACGAATTTCTTTGATGTTCCCCATAACCTGCTGGATAATACCCAAAACACCGCTTTACCCAACGACATCAAGCTTACCGCCATTATTCAAAAGTCCTTAAGAGACCGTAAAATTGACACCTCTGAGGTTTACATTTCGCTCGCAAACCAAGACATCATCTTAAGATCATTCTTTATCCCCTGGATGGCCGCTTCCGAAGTTAAAGGCGTTATTGATTTTGAGGCGCGCCGCTACATTCCATTCAAGCTTGAAGACATCGCTTACACTTACCATTCCGCGCCGATCATTGAAAAAAAGAGCAAGCGCCTGCGCATTTTATTTGTCGGCATTAAAAAAGACGTTTTAGACCGATACTGCTCCGTCCTGGAGCAGGCCGGGCTTAAAACGCTTCTGATCGAACCGGCATCGCTAAGCCTTTTGCGGTTATTATCGCTAAAAAAGCAAGTTAACCCTAATCAGAAAACAGCTATTGTCCAGATGAACAAAGCAGAGGGAACCATCATCATCGTTGATCATGGCATTCCTCAGTTTGTCCGGGATTTCCGGCTGTCCTCCGGGTCGCACGAGCTTACACAGCTCGACCCAACGCTTTTAGGCGAGCGGATCACCAGCGAGATCCGCATTTCCATTGAATACGACCGCCGTCAAAATGCCGGGAACGTTGAAAAAATATTGCTCGTTTCATCCTTTGAGTCAAAAGACTTCGTTCAGCGTTTATCCGAGGAACTTTCGATTGCCAATATTTCAACGATCAACGCGCGGCAATTGCTTGGCGTTGAAGAAGAGGTCAGCTCCGGCGTTCTCAACGCGCTGGGCGGCAGCTTAAAAGACGCTATTCCTTTTAACTTGAACATCAATCTGATCAAGTCACGCGCGAAGCCCGTTGAGCCGGAAAAAATATTTGAAGCGCCAAAACTTAATTATAATCTTACGATCAAAATTGCCGCCGCATGCGCTTGTTTAGTCATGGCGCTTTTCGGTTTTCAGCACCTAAAGATAGCTGACTACCAAAAAAAACTATCCGATCAAATGACCAGGCAGGGAGTTTACGAATCACTTTCCATTGTGGATATTGAAACGAAGCAAAAAGACCTGGATAAAAAAATCAAAGGTTACGCGAACATACGTTTAAAGAGCAATGTTTCTTTTTTCTTACAGCGCATCCCTCATCTTCTTCCGGAGGGCGCTTGGCTGTCGCGGCTTACCATTGATTTTACCAACGCGTCTGATCCGCGGACATTTTCTGGGCGAGCGCAAAAACCCGGCGATGAACCACTAATGAATTCCCGGACATCCCTGGACATGGACGGTTTTGTTTTTGCCCAAGATCCCAATCAGCAGATCAATCTCGTTAATAAACTGATCGCAAGTTTAAAAAATGATAAGCAATTTTCACAGCCCTTTGAGGCTATTTCATTAGTGAACGCACAAAAACAGGACTTGAAAGAGCACACGGTAACTTCTTTTAAGATCATTTGCCGGTAA
- the pilO gene encoding type 4a pilus biogenesis protein PilO, which produces MDIQNIGRELSQIDIAKIDVGKLSQSLKQRKDILLNIAIVVATFLLAGNIFENLKVQEAKLRSDISGFATKNDAIKNYEKSRKNLDDLLASFPSGFSDAGQMMDKINEFAILHSIQISSFTPKDGQQTDFYDTVGIQLSASAASYENIAFFIRDIENSPYGLRIEHWATELDSRYTTNTGDSEPGSVKISITIESVKLRK; this is translated from the coding sequence ATGGACATACAAAACATAGGCCGAGAACTTTCGCAAATTGACATTGCCAAGATTGACGTTGGAAAACTCAGTCAATCGCTAAAGCAACGCAAAGATATCCTTTTAAACATCGCGATCGTTGTGGCCACATTCCTTCTGGCGGGAAATATTTTTGAAAATCTTAAAGTGCAGGAAGCTAAGCTTCGCTCCGACATCAGCGGCTTTGCGACAAAAAATGACGCGATCAAGAATTACGAGAAATCACGAAAGAACCTAGACGATCTTTTAGCGTCGTTTCCTTCGGGATTTTCTGACGCGGGGCAGATGATGGACAAAATTAATGAGTTTGCGATCCTTCATAGCATTCAGATCTCCTCATTTACGCCCAAAGACGGACAGCAAACAGATTTCTACGACACGGTCGGGATCCAGTTAAGCGCTTCAGCCGCATCCTATGAAAACATCGCGTTTTTTATTCGCGACATTGAGAATTCGCCCTACGGGCTGCGCATTGAACATTGGGCGACGGAACTTGATTCTCGCTACACAACGAACACCGGCGACAGCGAACCGGGATCAGTTAAGATCAGCATAACCATTGAATCCGTTAAATTAAGAAAATGA
- a CDS encoding secretin N-terminal domain-containing protein, giving the protein MITRKNVSIFSFLGFLGLFLFFSSGASAQSLSLEDRFFLNPQTSKTISMDFKDAALNDVLKIFSQQSGLNFIAEQEVIEKKITLFLDKVPVEQALEKILSANNLTYEIQADSNIFIVKSLGAPVKELVTRVYYLKNATVQSSKFNATINIEDEEDSEGTSNQNTMFGSTGQAENGVASALKTILSESGKIVEDPRTNSIIVTDIPSQFPLIEQTIARLDVPVSQILIETEMLDVSKDNADKLGIKFGDTPLTFTGGERDHVYPWNQNNLLRKGFAFEEAEYRVGTISAAGLSATLQFLRTQTDTKNLARPRILTLNNQTAQIKISTNEAIGVQTVTDSAQSNATTTVEAERVQTGVFLTVTPQANLTTREITMAIAPRVIQARSGATFEGKTFKDPEERGTKSILRVQDGDTIILGGLLRTDLTNTTTKVPVLGDIPIVGAAFRHKDKSDIERELIIFITPHIVSDATTAKLALTTNPQDIVREQDVPESRRQQITDTLKRIENQR; this is encoded by the coding sequence ATGATCACAAGAAAAAACGTATCTATTTTTTCATTCCTTGGTTTCCTGGGATTATTTCTTTTCTTTTCTTCCGGCGCATCCGCGCAGTCTTTATCTTTAGAAGACAGGTTTTTCTTAAACCCTCAAACCTCAAAAACAATTTCCATGGATTTTAAAGACGCGGCACTTAACGATGTCTTAAAAATATTTTCCCAACAATCGGGCTTGAATTTTATCGCCGAACAAGAAGTCATCGAAAAAAAGATCACCTTATTTTTAGACAAAGTTCCCGTTGAGCAAGCCTTAGAAAAGATCCTCAGCGCCAACAATCTGACCTACGAGATCCAGGCTGACAGCAATATTTTCATCGTTAAATCATTAGGGGCCCCGGTTAAAGAGCTAGTCACGCGGGTTTACTACCTAAAAAATGCGACGGTGCAATCATCGAAATTCAACGCAACCATAAACATCGAAGACGAAGAAGATAGCGAAGGCACCAGCAATCAAAACACAATGTTCGGCTCGACAGGCCAGGCCGAAAATGGCGTTGCGTCAGCCCTTAAAACGATCTTAAGCGAATCCGGAAAGATCGTTGAAGACCCTCGCACCAATAGCATTATTGTAACGGATATTCCCAGCCAATTTCCTTTGATTGAGCAAACGATCGCGCGCTTAGATGTTCCGGTGTCGCAAATCCTCATTGAAACAGAAATGCTCGATGTTTCCAAGGATAACGCGGATAAACTCGGTATTAAATTTGGCGATACACCTTTGACATTCACCGGCGGAGAACGTGACCACGTTTATCCGTGGAACCAAAATAACCTTTTGCGAAAAGGCTTTGCCTTTGAAGAAGCGGAATATCGGGTGGGGACAATAAGCGCGGCCGGGCTATCGGCAACGTTGCAATTTTTGCGTACGCAGACCGACACGAAAAATCTTGCCCGTCCAAGAATTTTAACGCTCAATAATCAAACGGCGCAAATTAAAATTTCGACAAATGAAGCCATCGGAGTTCAGACAGTCACAGACTCCGCGCAATCCAACGCAACGACAACCGTAGAAGCCGAACGTGTGCAAACCGGCGTTTTTTTAACCGTAACGCCGCAGGCCAATTTAACAACCCGCGAAATCACGATGGCGATCGCGCCGCGCGTTATTCAGGCGCGCTCCGGCGCGACATTCGAGGGAAAAACTTTTAAAGATCCGGAAGAGCGGGGAACAAAATCGATCTTGCGCGTTCAAGACGGCGACACAATTATCTTAGGCGGGCTTTTGCGAACAGACTTAACAAATACGACCACAAAAGTTCCGGTCTTGGGAGATATTCCTATTGTCGGCGCGGCTTTTCGCCATAAAGACAAAAGCGACATCGAACGAGAACTGATCATTTTTATTACGCCGCACATCGTCAGCGACGCAACAACCGCAAAACTCGCATTAACCACAAATCCTCAGGACATCGTGCGCGAACAAGATGTTCCCGAATCGCGTCGCCAGCAAATAACCGATACGCTAAAGCGGATAGAAAATCAAAGGTAA